Sequence from the Terriglobales bacterium genome:
CGCGGCCAAATTTTCAGCTATTTGCCGGTACTGGCAGCCATCTTCTTTACCATCTGCAACACCAGCTTGCGGTCGCTCTCGTTGAGTGCGGCGGAGTAGCGGCGCACCTGGTTCAGGAAACGCACCTGGTCGTCGCTAAGCTGGGGCAGATTCTTGGAGCCGTTGTCGTGCTCCCCGACGGAGAAAAACTGGGCCAGAGGAAGATCCATGGCATTGGCGATTTTGGCCAGCGTGTCCAAGGAAGGAATCGTGTGCCCGTTTTCGACGCGGGAGAGATAGCACCGCAAAAGGCCCGTGCGCTTTTCAATGTCGCCTTGCGAAAGGGCTTTTTGCAGGCGGTAGTTGCGTATGGTCTCGCCTATATTCATAGTGAAGGCGGAAATAATTTCCTGGGGGTGCTGAATAGTAACCAGAATACAAACCCTCGCGCAATAGATTTTTTCAGACGCCCAAAAACAGCGAGTTACGAAAGTGCGCGGGGAGCGCGATCGCTCACTCAGTCATCCTGAGCGCAGCGAAGGGTGGGATCGAAGCACTAACCCGATCCTGAAATCCTACTTCTTGAGATTCGCTTCCAGAAACGCCACCGTCTTCTTCCGCGCAGCAGCAGCGTCATCCGCCCGATAGCCTGCGGTGTTGTTGGGATTTTCGAAAGCGTGTCCGGCTTCCGGGAAAATCGCGATCTCAACCGTCTTCCCCTGCGCCTTGAGCTGCTCTTCGAACTTGTGTACGTCGTCCGCCGGGATCCCGCGATCCTTGCCGCCGAAGATCCCCAGCACATGCGCGTGAATCTTGCTCAGAGTCTCGGGCTGGGTGGCTAGATGGCCATAGTTGATCACCACAGCTTTGAGTTGCGGATCATTCAGCGCAAGATCGAGCGCATAGCCGCCGCCCATGCACCACCCAATCGCGCCGACACGGGTTTTGTCCACATTATTCAGCGAACGCAAATACGCCGACGCCGCCAGCAGGTCCCGTGTTGCGCGGTCCTGCGGAACGCCACGCATGATCTCGTGCGCCTCGTCGGACGTCATCGCCACCTTGCCGCGATAGAGATCGAGCGCCAGAGTCACATAACCCTGATCGGCTAGCTCCGCCGCCTGCTGCTTGACCCAGTCATTCAAGCCCCACCATTCGTGGATCACCACCAGCGCCGGAAATGGCCCTTTTCCGGATGGCGAGTAAAGCATGCCGCTGACGGTCTCGTCTCCGCTCTTGTAGGAGACCTGCTTACCTTCAGCGGCCACGAGCGACTGCGAGCATAGAACGAAGCTCACAACCAAAATGAAAATGCGGAGGACCGTTGCATTCGTCATCTGTTCACCATATAGGACTGCAGGTCCAGTTCCATGAAAGTGGCGCCTTCGACGGGGTTGGCGGTGTAGGGCGGGATCTCATAGAAGCCGAGGGCACGATACATCGCGACCGCCGGGCCCATCATGGACTCGACCGTGTCGAGGCGCATGCGCCCGTATCCGATGGCCTGAGCCTGCGCGATGAGAACTTCCGCCAGGGCGCGCCCAATGCCGTTGCCGCGAAAATCCCGCCGCACATAGAGCCGCTTCATTTCGCACAGACCGGGCTCGAGCGGACGCATACCCACGCAACCGGCGGTGCGGTCATCGAGTTGGGCCAGCAGCAAACGTCCTTGAGGCGGAGCGTATTTGCCCGGAAGCTCGGCTAATTCCTGCTCGAAACTCTGGAAGCAGAGACTGAAACCCAGCGAGTTGGCATATTCCAGAAAGAGCTCGCGGGCCTCGGCAATGTGACTAGCGGACTCGGTTTGGAAAATTCTGAGCACGGATCTGACCCGATCAAGGTGTCTCGGATAACTGGTGATCGTGAACTCGAGAAAGCGTCACTAGGCCAACGATGGCTCCGACTAAAGCCGTCGCCATGTCTTCCTGCGTATCCCAGGGGTCGCCCTGGGTTCCGAGAAAATCATTGGCGGCCGATCCGGTGGCCACAGCCACCCGCCACTCGAACAACTCATAAGCCGCGCTGATCGCGAGGCAGATCGAAACCACGATGAAGAACAGCCACGGTCCGCGTTTTACGACCTGCTTGCGGATCAAAATTTCACGCGCCACAAATGCAGGAACCAGCCCCTGCGCGAAGTGACCAACGCGATCGTAGTAGTTGCGGCTCAGATGCCAGTGATCGCGAATCCAGCCGAACACCGGCTCGCGAGCGTAGGTGTAATGTCCGCCCACCAGCAGGATCAGCGCCTGGCAGAGAATGAGCACATAAACCAGCCGGGTTAAGGGAAAGCGGCGGTACGTGAACAGCAGGATCGGCAGAGCAATCAGCGCCGGCACCACTTCAAGAAACCAGGTGAAGTAGTTGTACGGGCGGATTGCCGACCACACCAGTACAGCCGCAAAAATCGCCAGCAGCAGAATAAGGAAATTCTTGCCAGGGATGCCGCGAACACGCGGACGCGCAACCGGTGGTGGTGGGAGGCTCACCCCAACAGACATGCGGGCGATTTTATCCCATTGGCCATGACTTACAGATGTCGTTGTCCGCGCGCGATCTTCAGGCGCTGTTCTGTTCTGAGGTCGAAGCAGCGTCATCGACCGAGCGCGGGGCAGGGCGCATTGGTGTTACACCCGATTGTCCGCGACGAGCCTGTGAGCCGCCACCATCTGTGTCTTTGCCCTTCCCTTCCAGCGAGGCTTTAAAATCCCGCAGCACCTTGGAAATGAACTCTTCCAGGTGCTCCTCGGTCACATTCGCAAAAGGACGGAGCAAGCGCGAGGGCGGCACGTAATTCATGGTGACGTGCACCAGCGTGTCATTGCCTACTGGCGCAAAGCTGATGCGGCCGGTGTGCTTGGGCCCGCTTAGCGATTTCCAGGCAATGGATTGCAGAGGAATGAACTGCTCAATCTCCGCCTCCCACCCGAATTGCTTGCCGTCGAGAACGATGGACCAGTAGGACCGCCGTCCATCTACCCGAATCTCGCAAATGCTGTCGCTGACAGCGGGCAGGCGCTCAAGATGAATCCAGGCATCGAAGACTTCAGGAACGGGCAGCCCAATTTGCAAGCTCTTCTCCAGCCGCACCACGTCCCTGCGAGGACGGCTGAAACGATCAATTAACAAGACCGTACCCAGGCCAGCCCCCGCGCCCAAAGCTATCCCAACGCTGAGACCACGCCAGAACGATTTCTTTGCCATCCATTCCTCCATTGACGTTGAGATGACCGAGGTACCCGACGAGGTGGCCTGGAAAGGTTGGATGTTGAAAAGCACAAGAATTATGCCAATTCGCTGCCGGCCGCGCGCCGGGCGGCAGAAATTTTCTGCTCCAGCAGATTGGTATGTGAGTCTTCAAACTCCGCCAGTTCCCTGTAAAGTTTATGCAACTCTTCGTCAGACGTAGTGGCAGCCATACGTTGGTAAAAGCGTTGCGCTCCCTGTTCCGCTGCCAGCGCGACTTCCAGAGCTTTGTATCGGGGTGAATAAGCAGTGTTGGAACGCACGATCGCAAACAGCTCACCACTCTCGAGTTTGGGGACTTCAATTATCTCGCGAATGTCTTCTTCCGTAGTAACACAATGGCGGGTGCCGTAACGCTCGAGATATTTCTCCTGCAGCAGGGTTCCGTGGTGCCGCTCTTCCTGCGCCATATCCCAGAAAACATCGGCAATTTGCAGCGACTCGGGATCACGAAACTCGGCAAACAATTCGGCAAACTGCTGGTACAGCCCGGCATTGCGTTCTTCGATGAAAATGGCGACGTGAAGGGCTTCCTGTGGGCTAAGCGAAGCAAAATCCCGTTTCATAGCCTTTCTCAGAGCTAGAGCGCCTACCACCGCTGAAGGATAGTTTACGCCACCAGCACTAGTTCAACCGGATTCAGTTCTATTCAGGATTGGGGCGGCCCATTTCGGATTTGACTGACCCAGGCGGGATTCGAGTGGTGGTCACCTGGCCTCCTTCAATGCACAGCGTGAGATCGTGGGCACAATGGCTGCATAGCCAGTAGAATTCGATGGGCCCGCTTCTGTGCTTGACCCAGCCTTCATTTTCCGTGTCGGATGACAGCCGGGCTGGGCGGGGATCGACGGCGAAGACCCTCCCTTCATGCAGAAAGCGGAAAGAAACGAAGCATGCCGGGTTGGCGCACTTGGAGAGCATTTCAATCTCCTGCAGGTTGCTCTCCCAAAGAGGAATGGATTACTTACCAGAGCCGTACAAACCCGAGCTCAACAACCCTGCGATCAAGAAATATCAGGTGGCGAGGGGCGCTTTGGTGCTGCCGCATTCGCGTTCCAATCGCGCGATCACCTGGCGCAACCACTGGACCACAGCGTCCTCCAACCGGGCCTGATTGTAGCCCTGGTCCAGCGTTTCCACTGTGTTTCCCTTGGCGTCGAGGGGAATGTGATGGCAGGGCACAGTTTCATTTCGGAACTGTTCCGGAACGAAATCGATGAGCATGCACTCGGAGCAGGAGTGCGGCCGATCGGGCTCGCCGTAGTTCAGGCAGGTCACCGAATCCTGGAAGATGGACGTCGGCTTCCAGGGAGTGCGGACCGACCGTCCATAGCCCCCTTGTTCCAGGAAGGCGAGTTCGAACTTCAACTTGTCCAGGAGCTCCTGCTTGCCGCTGTCCATATGCCACCTCCGCATCGTTTGCCGACGATTGTGCTCTCCGATGTACCTGGAGGCTGTGACTTGGCTCACCACGCCTTGTGACCGGCTCGAAGGTGAATGCCCACTGCTTACTCACCGCCGGCTAAGCCCGAGATCCTGCTGCGCTTTCCGGAGACTTCTGGCAAAAGCTCACTCCGGCCTGTGACGCTTCTCACTTTCAGGGCCTCCCGGCAGAGCTAACTTTTAGCTGGGGACAAAGGTCCCCGGAGTTGAGCCCGGGAACCGGCGACGCCCGCGGGTGGGCTAGTACGGTAGTGTCGCACTGCCCGCTGCGGTCGGACGGCCAGACGGCTAGCTGAGCTTAGCCGTGCAAGGTTTCGGCTCCTGGCGGCTCCGGAAGGAGTAGCCATGCTAAGAATGTTGCGTACGGTCCTGATTCTTGCGTCTCTGCTAGCTATCTTCAGCGCGCTGTCGGTGGCGCAAGCGCCCAAGCCCAAGTACGATCCTGCCACCGAAGTTCACTTTTCTAAGGCCACGGTGGTGGATATCAAGCTGATCCCGGAGAATGGCAAAAGCGACCAGCACCTCATCGTCAAAGTGGGCGAGCAGACCTACGAGATCTGTTTGTGCCCCAAATCGTTCACGGACACGATGGGATTCGAAGTGGTGCGCGGTGATCAACTGGAGATCACCGGCTCCAAGGTGAAAACCGATGCCGGTGAAGTTGTGCTGGCGCGCGAAATCATAAAGGGCAACAACACTCTGGTAATACGGGACAAGAAGGGCGAGCCTGCCTGGACCTGGCTAAAGTAGAAGCCATGTCACAAATCGGTTTTGAAAGGGCACGGCTTCGGCCCTACAGGCCGAGAAACATGCGGGCTTTAACCCCTGAGGGTTTACCTCACTCGATTCCTTACGAGTCAGCTTGACAGCCTCTATTCCGGCGATGCGAGCCGGGCAGCGCTTATCAAGAATCATTATGGCCGACGGCCTGCTCCGCCCAGCGAACGGCAGCAAGGTACATTTTTGCCAGCTCGGCCTCGCTGATGCGATAGCCAGAGGCAAGCCGTAGGCATTCCTGCCATGAACCCGACGCGTACAGCGAGCTGATTTCCAGGGCATCAGCAATATCGTTACTTCCTTCCAGTAATGCTTCCCGGATATTCTCCGACAAAGGTAGTTCAGCGACCAGCACGGCTCTTGGCACTCCCAAAATTGCGTCGATCCGC
This genomic interval carries:
- a CDS encoding helix-turn-helix transcriptional regulator produces the protein MNIGETIRNYRLQKALSQGDIEKRTGLLRCYLSRVENGHTIPSLDTLAKIANAMDLPLAQFFSVGEHDNGSKNLPQLSDDQVRFLNQVRRYSAALNESDRKLVLQMVKKMAASTGK
- a CDS encoding dienelactone hydrolase family protein, with translation MTNATVLRIFILVVSFVLCSQSLVAAEGKQVSYKSGDETVSGMLYSPSGKGPFPALVVIHEWWGLNDWVKQQAAELADQGYVTLALDLYRGKVAMTSDEAHEIMRGVPQDRATRDLLAASAYLRSLNNVDKTRVGAIGWCMGGGYALDLALNDPQLKAVVINYGHLATQPETLSKIHAHVLGIFGGKDRGIPADDVHKFEEQLKAQGKTVEIAIFPEAGHAFENPNNTAGYRADDAAAARKKTVAFLEANLKK
- a CDS encoding GNAT family N-acetyltransferase, whose product is MLRIFQTESASHIAEARELFLEYANSLGFSLCFQSFEQELAELPGKYAPPQGRLLLAQLDDRTAGCVGMRPLEPGLCEMKRLYVRRDFRGNGIGRALAEVLIAQAQAIGYGRMRLDTVESMMGPAVAMYRALGFYEIPPYTANPVEGATFMELDLQSYMVNR
- a CDS encoding DUF2238 domain-containing protein, producing MSVGVSLPPPPVARPRVRGIPGKNFLILLLAIFAAVLVWSAIRPYNYFTWFLEVVPALIALPILLFTYRRFPLTRLVYVLILCQALILLVGGHYTYAREPVFGWIRDHWHLSRNYYDRVGHFAQGLVPAFVAREILIRKQVVKRGPWLFFIVVSICLAISAAYELFEWRVAVATGSAANDFLGTQGDPWDTQEDMATALVGAIVGLVTLSRVHDHQLSETP
- a CDS encoding SRPBCC family protein, which translates into the protein MAKKSFWRGLSVGIALGAGAGLGTVLLIDRFSRPRRDVVRLEKSLQIGLPVPEVFDAWIHLERLPAVSDSICEIRVDGRRSYWSIVLDGKQFGWEAEIEQFIPLQSIAWKSLSGPKHTGRISFAPVGNDTLVHVTMNYVPPSRLLRPFANVTEEHLEEFISKVLRDFKASLEGKGKDTDGGGSQARRGQSGVTPMRPAPRSVDDAASTSEQNSA
- a CDS encoding ferritin family protein; amino-acid sequence: MKRDFASLSPQEALHVAIFIEERNAGLYQQFAELFAEFRDPESLQIADVFWDMAQEERHHGTLLQEKYLERYGTRHCVTTEEDIREIIEVPKLESGELFAIVRSNTAYSPRYKALEVALAAEQGAQRFYQRMAATTSDEELHKLYRELAEFEDSHTNLLEQKISAARRAAGSELA